Sequence from the Thermococcus nautili genome:
CAACGGCACGGGCACGTACACTGAAACCGTAACCTTCACGAGGCCGGTCAACCGCGTAAAGCGCACACTGCTCCTCGGGGGCTCTGTCCTGGCCCTCGCCCTGGCCATTGTGGCGCTTGTGTTGAGGTTCCGTTTCAACCCCTCCCCGGAGGAGGTGGAAAGGGTCAGGGCCATGGCGGAGCTCAGGCGGTACGGCAAGTGGATAAGCACTGGAAAGCTCCCTGAAAGCTACGTCCACTCACCGCCCAAGGTGGAGTTCCCAAGCCTTGGAGACCTCGTTGAAACGGCCATTGACCACGGGAAGAGGGTAATCCACGACCCGGAAAGGGGACTTTACTTCTTCGTTGACGGGGGAGTTCTCTACATCTTCTCTCCGAAATCCTAACGAAAGCCTTTTTTACATCCCCTTTCAGTTACCCCCAGGTGAGAATTATGAGCATGGACATGACCACGAGAATGTTTAAAGAGGAAGGCTGGATAAGGAAGCGGTGCCCCAAGTGTGGGAAGTTCTTCTGGACGCTCGACCCGGACAGGGAAACCTGCGGCGACCCGCCCTGTGACGAGTACCAGTTCATAGGAAAGCCCGGCATACCGAAGAAGTACACCCTCGACGAGATGCGTGAGAAGTTCCTGAGCTTCTTCGAGAAGCACGGCCACGGAAGGGTCAAGCGCTACCCTGTTCTTCCGCGCTGGAGGGATGATGTCCTCCTCGTCGGCGCTTCAATCATGGACTTCCAGCCCTGGGTCATCAGCGGTGAGGCCGACCCGCCGGCGAACCCGCTCACGATAAGCCAGCCATCGATTCGCTTTACCGACATAGACAACGTCGGAATAACTGGCAGGCACTTCACGATTTTCGAGATGATGGCCCACCACGCCTTCAACTACCCGGGCAAGCCGATTTACTGGATGGACGAGACGGTTGAGCTCGCCTTCGAGTTCTTCACCAAGGAGCTGAAGATGAAGCCCGAGGACATAACCTTCAAGGAAAACCCCTGGGCAGGCGGAGGAAACGCCGGACCGGCCTTTGAGGTGCTCTACCGCGGTCTGGAAGTGGCAACGCTCGTCTTCATGCAGTACAAGAAGGCCCCGGAGAACGCCGACCCAAGTCAGGTGGTCGAGATAAAGGGCGACTATTACGTCCCGATGGAGACCCGCGTTGTTGACACCGGCTACGGCCTTGAGAGGCTCGTCTGGATGAGCCACGGCACTCCAACGGCCTACGACGCCGTTCTTGGCTACGTCATCGAACCGCTCAAGAAGATGGCCGGCGTTGAAAAGATAGACGAGCGCATTTTGATGGAGAACTCTCGCCTTGCCGGAATGTTCGACATCGAGGACATGGGCGACCTGAGGTATTTGAGGGAGCAGGTGGCAAAGCGCGTTGGCATAACCGTCGAGGAGCTTGAGAAGGCCGTTAGGCCCTACGAGTTAATCTACGCCATAGCTGACCACACGAAGGCCCTAACCTTCATGCTCGCCGACGGCGTAATCCCGTCCAACGTCAAGGCCGGCTATCTGGCGAGGCTTCTCATCAGGAAGAGCATAAGGCACCTCCGCGAGCTCGGCCTCGAGATACCGCTCGCTGAAATCGTCGCGATGCACATAAAGGAGCTCTCACCGACGTTCCCCGAGTTCAAGGAGATGGAGGACGTTATACTAGACATCATCAACGTCGAGGAGAAGCGTTACCACGAGACCCTCAGGCGCGGAAGCGACCTGGTGAAGCGCGAGATAGCCAAGCTCAAGAAGAAGGGCATCAACGAGCTCCCGCTCGAAAAGCTCATTCTCTTCTACGAGAGCCACGGTCTAACGCCGGAGATAGTGGCAGAAGTGGCGCAGAAGGAAGGTATAAAGGTCGAGATTCCGGACAACTTCTATACGCTCGTGGCGAAGCAGGCCGAGAAGACCGAGAAGAAGACCGCCGCTGAGTACGTGGTGGACTTCGAGCTCGTTAAGGACTTACCCGAGACGAGGACGCTCTACTACGAGGACCCCTTCATGAAGGAGTTCGATGCGGAAGTCGTTAAGGTCATAGACGACTGGGTCGTGCTCAACCAGACGGCCTTCTATCCGGAGGGTGGCGGTCAGCCCTACGACACCGGAACGCTCGAGGTTAACGGCGAGGAAGTCAAGGTCACCAACGTCCAGAAGGTCGGAAAGGTAATCCTCCACAGGGTCGAGAAGCCGGAGCTCTTCAAGCCGGGCGTTAAGGTTCATGGAAAGCTCGACTGGGACAGGAGAATCCAGCACATGCGCCACCACACGGGAACGCATGTCCTCATGGGCGCGCTCGTCAGGGTTCTTGGAAAGCACGTCTGGCAAGCTGGAAGTCAGCTCCACAAGGACTGGGCGAGGCTGGACATCTCCCACTACAAGCGCATAACCGAGGAGGAGCTCAGGGAGATAGAGCGCCTCGCCAACCGCGTCGTCATGGAGAACAGGAAGGTGACCTGGGAGTGGCTTCCGAGGACCGAAGCAGAAATGAAGTACGGCTTCCGCCTTTACCAGGGTGGCGTCGTTCCGGGAAGGGTCATCAGGGTGCTCAAGATAGAGGACTGGGACGTTCAGGCCTGCGGTGGAACGCACCTGCCGAACACGGGCTTAATAGGTCCGATTAAGATTCTCCGCACCGAGAGAATCCAGGACGGCGTTGAGAGGATAATCTTCGCCGCTGGAGAGGCCGCGATAGACTGGATGCAGGAGACCGAGAAGTTGCTCAAGAAGACCGCTGAAATCTTCCGCGTGCCGCCGGAGAAGGTACCGGAGACAGCCGAGAGGTTCTTCAACGAGTGGAAGGAGGCCAGGAAGGAGGTCGAGAAGCTCAGGAAGGAGCTTGCCAAGCTCCTCGTCTACGAGCTGGAGAACAAGGTTGAGAAGGTAGGTGAGGTAGAGTTCATCGGCGCGGTCGTTGAGGGCACGATGGACGACCTCCGCGAAGCGGCCAACAGGCTCAGGAAGGAGAAGCGCGTCGTTGTCCTCATAAGCAGGGAGGGCCACTTCGTTGTTGCAGTCGGCGATGGCCTCGACCTTAAAGCGGGAGAGCTGGCGAAAATAATAACCTCCGTCGCCGGCGGTGGCGGTGGTGGAAGGAAAGAACTCGCGCAGGGCAGGATAAAGAACCCGCTGAAGGCCGAGGAGGCGATAGAGGAGGTTAAGAAGAGGCTGTCGGGAAGTTAGGTTTTTATACTGTATTTTATTACTTAACTTGTCATAATGTTGAAGAATTAAAGGTGAGTAATATGAAAGAGGTTATCATTTTATTTAGATGCTCAATAATTCAGGGAAATAGAATTAAAGTGAAAGAAGTGAAAGTTACCAAGGAATATGCAAACAGGAAGTGTGAAACTCTAGTAAAATTCCCAGAGGGTTGGTCTCTTAATGATATTGAAAGATGTCTATTATACACTTGGGGATGCTATAAACTCAATGGTAAGTATGTGGGAGATAACTTTTATTTAAGCTTTGATTGTTCTGAGTCTTATCACTTTGATTTTGATTATAATGAGTGTTACGTAGAGTTGATATTATAAGGGGGGTTAAGCACTTAGAGGTGTCCTCAATCAAGGTCAAAACCCTAACCCGTCAGATAATCGCGCTCGCCGATGAGCTCGGCTTCAAGGCCGTTCCCGAGTACCGAACGCCGGACGGCACGAGGATAGACGTGGCGATACTCGACGGTGAGAGGAAGCTTTTGGCGATAGAACTCGAAGCATCTTTTAAGTGGTTTCCTCAGAGGGTTCTCTACGACGTTGTCAAGGCCCACCGCGCCGGCTTCCCCGAGCTGTGGGTGGTAACACCTTTTAGAGCTAGTCCCGGCTGGGTTCTCAAATACGCAGAGGAACTCGGCATTTCTGTCAGGATAATGGGAGAAGAAAAGGTTCTCTCGGAGCTCAGGACTTCTCTTCCTTCCGGTACTTGATGTAAATGACGTCTTCGGCGTGCCAGAACGGGGCCTTTTCGCCGATAACCTTTATCTCGGGGCTCTCGCCTTCGTAGATTATCCTCCGCGTGAGCTCCTCCGGGAGCTGGAACTGAACGTACACCTCGGCGGGAACGCTGTCCTTGTCAACGGTAATCTTGAACGTATCCGTTCCCCGGTAGTCCCTGTCTCCGTAGCGGACGAGGTAGCTCGTTCCCTCCGGGAACTGTATCGTCAGCTCGAAGGAGCTTATCTTGGGCTTTATGTGCATTGTGAAGAGTCCATAGCCGTCTTTTGTGATAAATGTGATGCTCTGGTTGTCTATATAGAACACTTCTTTGTATTCAATGGTCGCTGGCGGCAGCTGGGCTGTCTCAAATGCGTACGCGACGAGTGCAATCGTGATAATCGCCATGATAGCGAGGGCCTTGTTCATCCCTGTCACCCAAGAAACTTTGTTTCGGCCGGTTATTAACGCTTTTGTGTAGGTGGTTACGCCGAAAAAACGAAATTAAAGGCCCGTTGGTTCGTCTATGAAGAAGACGCTCAGCCCAAAGCGCTCCCTAACGAGCTCCATCAGGGCCTTAACGCCGAGAGTCTCGGTCTTGTAATGCCCTGCAACCAAAACGCTCTGGGGCAGGTCGAGGGCCGTCAGATAGTCCGCGTGCGTGAACTCTCCCGTTATGAGGAGGTCTATTCCCCTCCTGCGGGCCTCCTCCAGTGCAAAGGCTCCGGCCCCGCTTATCGCGCCGACGGTTTTAATCTCCCTCTCCCCGAACTCGTAGGTTTTGACGGTCGTGTCGAGCTTTTCAGCTATAACCTGAGCCACTTTCTCAATCGGCTGTGGCTCTTCGAACTCGCCGTAGAAGCCTATGCTCAGTCCCCTGTACTCGCCGAAGGGCTCTTTGGGCTCCAGACCGAGGAGTTTGAGCAGGCCGACGTTGTTGCCGACTTCCGGGTGCGCATCGAGGGGCAGGTGAGCCACGTAGAGGTTCAGGCCGTTTTCGATTAGCGCTTTCAGCCTTTTGTAG
This genomic interval carries:
- the alaS gene encoding alanine--tRNA ligase; its protein translation is MSMDMTTRMFKEEGWIRKRCPKCGKFFWTLDPDRETCGDPPCDEYQFIGKPGIPKKYTLDEMREKFLSFFEKHGHGRVKRYPVLPRWRDDVLLVGASIMDFQPWVISGEADPPANPLTISQPSIRFTDIDNVGITGRHFTIFEMMAHHAFNYPGKPIYWMDETVELAFEFFTKELKMKPEDITFKENPWAGGGNAGPAFEVLYRGLEVATLVFMQYKKAPENADPSQVVEIKGDYYVPMETRVVDTGYGLERLVWMSHGTPTAYDAVLGYVIEPLKKMAGVEKIDERILMENSRLAGMFDIEDMGDLRYLREQVAKRVGITVEELEKAVRPYELIYAIADHTKALTFMLADGVIPSNVKAGYLARLLIRKSIRHLRELGLEIPLAEIVAMHIKELSPTFPEFKEMEDVILDIINVEEKRYHETLRRGSDLVKREIAKLKKKGINELPLEKLILFYESHGLTPEIVAEVAQKEGIKVEIPDNFYTLVAKQAEKTEKKTAAEYVVDFELVKDLPETRTLYYEDPFMKEFDAEVVKVIDDWVVLNQTAFYPEGGGQPYDTGTLEVNGEEVKVTNVQKVGKVILHRVEKPELFKPGVKVHGKLDWDRRIQHMRHHTGTHVLMGALVRVLGKHVWQAGSQLHKDWARLDISHYKRITEEELREIERLANRVVMENRKVTWEWLPRTEAEMKYGFRLYQGGVVPGRVIRVLKIEDWDVQACGGTHLPNTGLIGPIKILRTERIQDGVERIIFAAGEAAIDWMQETEKLLKKTAEIFRVPPEKVPETAERFFNEWKEARKEVEKLRKELAKLLVYELENKVEKVGEVEFIGAVVEGTMDDLREAANRLRKEKRVVVLISREGHFVVAVGDGLDLKAGELAKIITSVAGGGGGGRKELAQGRIKNPLKAEEAIEEVKKRLSGS
- a CDS encoding Nif3-like dinuclear metal center hexameric protein codes for the protein MNRDELVAFLNEYLQVSAYPDKSSNGLQVEGKTEVERVAFAVDTTLRTIERAAKGKADMLVVHHGMIWGGLNYITGIHYKRLKALIENGLNLYVAHLPLDAHPEVGNNVGLLKLLGLEPKEPFGEYRGLSIGFYGEFEEPQPIEKVAQVIAEKLDTTVKTYEFGEREIKTVGAISGAGAFALEEARRRGIDLLITGEFTHADYLTALDLPQSVLVAGHYKTETLGVKALMELVRERFGLSVFFIDEPTGL